From a single Solirubrobacterales bacterium genomic region:
- a CDS encoding LD-carboxypeptidase codes for MPESATIAVVAPASPPQTRSEIEQATAYFESRGHRVVFGPNHRKVHGYLAGTDEERAADLQWALSEDGIDMVHALCGGYGSARLFDRIEWDAVGEPRIVCGFSDITGLHLALAKKPGWVTFYGPNFVRFTRQKEELTEETEEWFHRAFQPEPLGRVFEDPEDPYVLTVGGGIGEGVLTGGCLTLVSASIGTPFEVETDGCVLLLEDLNTDQYLIDTLLNHLLRAGKLDNLAGFVFGTDVILRSRVAPEGPESVLSIEQVLDELIAPLGIPAIANLPVGHGKHMATMPLGTKVRVDGGGKTLEVLEPAVAG; via the coding sequence TTGCCTGAAAGCGCGACCATTGCGGTCGTTGCACCAGCCAGCCCGCCCCAGACCCGTTCCGAGATCGAACAGGCGACCGCCTACTTCGAGTCCCGGGGGCACCGGGTCGTGTTCGGCCCCAATCACCGCAAGGTCCACGGCTACCTGGCCGGGACCGACGAGGAACGCGCTGCCGACCTGCAGTGGGCGCTTTCCGAGGACGGGATCGACATGGTCCACGCGCTCTGCGGCGGCTACGGGTCGGCCCGCCTCTTCGACCGGATCGAGTGGGATGCGGTCGGGGAGCCGCGCATCGTCTGCGGTTTCAGCGACATCACCGGCCTCCATCTGGCGCTGGCGAAGAAGCCGGGCTGGGTCACCTTCTACGGCCCGAACTTCGTCCGCTTCACCCGGCAGAAGGAGGAGCTGACCGAGGAGACCGAGGAGTGGTTCCACCGGGCGTTCCAGCCGGAACCGCTCGGCAGGGTGTTCGAGGATCCCGAGGATCCGTACGTGCTCACGGTTGGCGGCGGGATCGGCGAGGGCGTCCTCACCGGGGGCTGCCTCACCCTGGTTTCGGCCAGTATCGGCACCCCGTTCGAGGTCGAGACCGACGGCTGCGTGCTGCTGCTCGAGGACCTGAACACCGACCAGTACCTGATTGACACCCTGCTCAACCATCTGCTCCGGGCCGGAAAGCTCGACAACCTGGCCGGCTTCGTGTTCGGCACCGACGTGATCCTGCGCAGTCGGGTGGCACCGGAAGGGCCGGAATCGGTGCTCTCGATCGAACAGGTGCTGGACGAACTGATCGCCCCGCTCGGGATTCCGGCGATCGCCAACCTGCCGGTTGGTCACGGCAAGCACATGGCGACCATGCCGCTCGGTACAAAGGTGCGGGTGGACGGGGGTGGAAAGACACTTGAAGTGCTGGAACCGGCGGTGGCCGGATGA
- a CDS encoding cobalamin B12-binding domain-containing protein, with amino-acid sequence MVAAAAHKIRVVVAKPGLDGHDRGAKIIARALRDAGMEVIYTGLHQTPEEIVETAIQEDADAIGVSILSGAHMTLVPKISELLAEQGVDDVLLTVGGTIPTRDIEALKEMGVTGVFTPGAPTGEIVEFIRTRVNRREL; translated from the coding sequence ATGGTTGCGGCTGCCGCGCACAAGATCCGGGTTGTCGTTGCCAAGCCCGGCCTCGACGGTCACGACCGGGGGGCGAAGATCATCGCCCGGGCGCTCCGGGATGCCGGCATGGAGGTGATCTACACCGGGCTCCACCAGACCCCGGAAGAGATCGTCGAGACCGCGATCCAGGAGGACGCGGACGCGATCGGTGTCTCGATTCTTTCCGGCGCCCACATGACCCTGGTCCCGAAGATCTCCGAGCTGCTGGCCGAACAGGGGGTCGACGACGTGCTGCTGACGGTCGGCGGCACGATCCCGACCAGGGACATCGAGGCGCTGAAGGAGATGGGTGTGACCGGAGTGTTCACCCCCGGCGCCCCTACCGGTGAAATCGTCGAGTTCATTCGTACGAGGGTCAACCGCCGCGAGCTCTGA
- a CDS encoding methylmalonyl-CoA mutase family protein, which yields MEPNSTPASPPAAESENRESGGGELRFETMSGVPIRAAYGPEDVTGDAEAKIGEPGRYPFTRGPYESMYRGRNWTMRQFAGFGTVEETNERFHYLLDHGQTGLSTAFDMPTLMGYDSDHPRSLGEVGREGVAVDTLDDMERLFQGIPLGEVSTSMTINAPAAILLAFYVLVGERQGVSPERLSGTIQTDILKEYIAQKEWCFPVEPAMRLVTDMIEYSTREMPRWHPVSISGYHIREAGATAAQELAFTLKDGFTYVERAIERGLDVDSFAPRLSFFFNAHIDFFEEIAKYRAARRIWARELRETYGAERPESMRLRFHTQTAGVSLTAQQPLNNIVRTALEALAGVLGGTQSLHTNSFDEALALPTEEAVRVALRTQQIISHETGVTNTPDPLGGSYFVEALTDELEAEAYRYFDRIDELGGMVEAIRKNYPQREIAESAFEFQRKLDSGEFTIVGVNRYQSEEEEVPLLHIDPALETKQVERLAATRAVRDSAAVESSLAELKRAAGTDQNLMYPILDAAREQVTVGEMVATLQEVFGTYTETPVF from the coding sequence ATGGAACCGAACTCCACACCTGCCTCACCGCCTGCTGCCGAGTCTGAAAACCGGGAGTCCGGTGGCGGGGAGCTCCGGTTCGAGACCATGTCCGGGGTGCCGATCCGGGCCGCGTACGGGCCGGAGGACGTCACCGGAGACGCGGAGGCGAAGATCGGCGAACCGGGCCGTTACCCGTTCACCCGGGGTCCCTACGAGTCGATGTACCGGGGTCGCAACTGGACCATGCGCCAGTTCGCCGGCTTCGGCACGGTCGAGGAAACCAACGAGCGGTTCCACTACCTGCTGGACCACGGCCAGACCGGGCTTTCGACCGCCTTCGACATGCCCACCCTGATGGGTTACGACTCCGACCATCCCCGTTCGCTCGGCGAGGTCGGTCGGGAAGGAGTGGCGGTCGACACCCTCGACGACATGGAGCGGCTCTTCCAGGGCATCCCGCTGGGCGAGGTCTCGACCTCGATGACGATCAACGCCCCGGCCGCGATCCTGCTGGCCTTCTACGTGCTGGTGGGGGAGCGCCAGGGTGTCTCCCCGGAACGGCTCTCGGGAACGATCCAGACCGACATCCTCAAGGAGTACATCGCCCAGAAGGAGTGGTGTTTTCCGGTCGAACCGGCGATGCGGCTGGTCACCGACATGATCGAGTACTCGACCAGGGAGATGCCCCGCTGGCATCCCGTCTCGATCTCCGGGTACCACATCCGGGAGGCCGGAGCGACCGCCGCCCAGGAGCTCGCCTTCACCCTCAAGGACGGTTTCACCTACGTCGAACGGGCGATCGAACGCGGCCTCGATGTGGACTCCTTCGCTCCCCGGCTCTCCTTCTTCTTCAACGCCCACATCGACTTCTTCGAGGAAATCGCCAAGTACCGTGCCGCCCGCCGGATCTGGGCCCGTGAGCTGAGGGAAACCTACGGAGCAGAGAGGCCCGAGTCGATGCGGCTTCGTTTCCACACCCAGACCGCCGGAGTTTCACTCACCGCCCAGCAGCCGCTCAACAACATCGTCCGGACCGCCCTCGAGGCACTGGCCGGCGTACTCGGCGGCACCCAGTCGCTCCACACCAACTCCTTTGACGAAGCGCTCGCGCTGCCGACCGAGGAGGCGGTCCGGGTGGCGCTCCGCACCCAGCAGATCATCAGCCACGAGACCGGTGTGACCAACACCCCGGATCCGCTCGGCGGCTCGTACTTCGTCGAGGCGCTGACCGATGAACTGGAGGCCGAGGCGTACCGGTATTTCGACCGCATCGACGAGCTCGGCGGCATGGTCGAGGCAATCCGAAAGAACTATCCGCAGCGGGAAATCGCCGAGTCTGCCTTCGAGTTCCAGCGCAAGCTGGACTCCGGCGAGTTCACGATCGTCGGGGTGAACCGATACCAGAGCGAGGAGGAAGAGGTGCCGCTGCTTCACATCGATCCCGCCCTGGAAACCAAGCAGGTCGAGCGTCTGGCCGCCACCCGTGCCGTCCGTGACTCGGCCGCAGTCGAAAGCAGCCTGGCCGAGCTGAAACGGGCCGCCGGCACCGACCAGAACCTGATGTACCCGATCCTCGACGCGGCCCGGGAGCAGGTCACTGTCGGGGAGATGGTCGCCACCCTCCAGGAGGTCTTCGGCACCTACACCGAGACCCCGGTCTTCTGA
- a CDS encoding HAD-IB family hydrolase — MTDLREAAFFDLDKTLMSGSSSMEFARVARTRGIISRRQVAGWAVDHLKFRLRGASDEETAQVLAVAQESVGGSRVELIDRMWPEVLAGILPRIYPRILAEVHRHQDEGRLTFIVSAAGSEMVESLARILGMDGGIGTRYAVEDGRYTGELAGPFVYGPGKVIAMEEIAADRGIDLAASWAYSDSASDLPMLEAVGNAVVVNPDPKLAAVASERAWEELRLDRIGRDLAVVGTITGLVAVATVGHFTIGQSEPFRRRRRQLFEALRGCRS, encoded by the coding sequence ATGACGGATCTGCGCGAAGCGGCCTTTTTCGATCTCGACAAGACCCTGATGTCAGGGTCCAGCTCGATGGAGTTCGCGAGGGTGGCTCGGACCCGGGGAATCATCTCCCGCCGTCAGGTGGCCGGCTGGGCGGTGGATCACCTCAAGTTTCGTCTGCGCGGAGCCTCCGACGAGGAAACCGCCCAGGTGCTGGCGGTCGCCCAGGAGTCGGTAGGCGGATCCAGGGTCGAGTTGATCGACCGGATGTGGCCGGAAGTCCTCGCCGGGATTCTGCCCCGGATCTACCCTCGCATCCTGGCCGAGGTTCATCGCCATCAGGACGAGGGGAGACTTACATTCATCGTCAGCGCCGCCGGGTCCGAGATGGTCGAGTCCCTGGCCCGCATCCTCGGCATGGACGGCGGGATCGGCACCCGCTACGCGGTCGAGGACGGCCGTTACACCGGTGAACTCGCGGGGCCCTTCGTTTACGGACCGGGGAAGGTGATCGCGATGGAGGAGATCGCGGCCGATCGCGGGATCGACCTGGCCGCCTCCTGGGCCTACTCGGACTCCGCCTCGGACCTGCCGATGCTGGAGGCGGTCGGTAACGCGGTTGTGGTCAACCCGGATCCGAAGCTGGCCGCGGTCGCATCCGAACGCGCCTGGGAGGAGCTGCGCCTCGACCGGATCGGTCGGGATCTGGCCGTCGTCGGCACGATCACCGGTCTGGTTGCGGTCGCGACGGTCGGTCATTTCACGATCGGCCAGTCCGAACCTTTCCGGCGACGCCGCCGACAGCTCTTTGAGGCGCTCCGCGGCTGCCGGTCCTGA
- a CDS encoding acetyl-CoA C-acetyltransferase, with the protein MARTVILSTARTPFGKMGGGLKTVDAAELGGAAIAGALDRAGVAPDQVEQVSFGQVLQAGQGQIPSRQAQINGGIPKEVPSETVNKVCASGMRSVGLIDTAIRAGDIELGVGGGMESMSGAPYLLPGARFGFRMGDVKAVDAMTHDGLTNPFTHLQMINEASGVSNQLGIEREDMDRFSAQSHQRADAAQQNGVLAEEIVPVTVKGRKGDTVVDADEAIRPDATAESLGKLRTIGGEDATHTAGNAPGVNDGAGALVLASEEWAKANGKEIMGTIVGYGQIGDEYACLAKTPALAAKAALEKIGKTPADVDLWEINEAFASVSLNTVKMLGIDEEKVNVNGGAIALGHPIGASGARVIGALVRELKRRGGGLGCAAICSGGGQGDAILVQV; encoded by the coding sequence ATGGCCCGCACAGTCATCCTCAGTACCGCCCGCACCCCCTTCGGCAAGATGGGCGGTGGTCTCAAGACCGTGGATGCAGCCGAACTCGGCGGAGCCGCGATTGCCGGTGCCCTCGATCGTGCCGGGGTGGCCCCGGATCAGGTCGAGCAGGTTTCCTTCGGCCAGGTACTGCAGGCCGGGCAGGGCCAGATTCCCTCCCGTCAGGCCCAGATCAACGGCGGCATCCCGAAAGAGGTTCCCTCCGAGACCGTGAACAAGGTCTGCGCATCAGGCATGCGGTCGGTCGGTCTGATCGACACCGCGATCCGCGCCGGTGACATCGAGCTCGGTGTCGGCGGCGGCATGGAGTCGATGTCCGGCGCCCCGTACCTGCTGCCCGGAGCCCGGTTCGGTTTCCGGATGGGTGACGTGAAGGCGGTCGACGCGATGACCCACGACGGCCTGACCAACCCCTTCACCCATCTGCAGATGATCAACGAGGCTTCCGGTGTCTCCAACCAGCTCGGGATCGAGCGTGAGGACATGGACCGCTTCTCGGCCCAGTCCCACCAGCGGGCCGACGCCGCCCAGCAGAACGGCGTGCTGGCCGAGGAGATCGTGCCGGTCACGGTCAAGGGCCGCAAGGGCGACACCGTGGTTGATGCCGACGAGGCGATCCGTCCCGACGCGACCGCCGAGAGTCTCGGCAAGCTGCGGACGATCGGTGGCGAGGACGCCACCCACACCGCCGGCAACGCTCCGGGCGTGAACGACGGGGCCGGCGCGCTGGTGCTCGCCTCCGAGGAGTGGGCGAAGGCCAACGGCAAGGAGATCATGGGCACGATCGTCGGCTACGGCCAGATCGGCGACGAGTACGCCTGCCTCGCCAAGACCCCGGCCCTGGCCGCCAAGGCGGCCCTGGAGAAGATCGGCAAGACCCCGGCCGACGTCGATCTCTGGGAGATCAACGAGGCCTTCGCCTCGGTCTCGCTGAACACCGTGAAGATGCTGGGCATCGACGAGGAGAAGGTCAACGTGAACGGCGGCGCGATCGCGCTCGGCCACCCGATCGGTGCCTCCGGTGCCCGGGTGATCGGCGCTCTGGTCCGTGAGCTCAAGCGCCGCGGTGGCGGCCTCGGTTGCGCCGCGATCTGCTCCGGTGGGGGCCAGGGAGACGCCATCTTGGTCCAGGTTTAG
- a CDS encoding leucyl aminopeptidase: protein MKAHASALPMSDLDADLVAVGLFEGDELSQPLGSTGGAADASSDFKSQVIVYPGRPVRTVIIGLGPKEDFTAEKARVVGAVSQQALKQVKGEALAWVLPDLPDGVDAGAVAAALIEGAGFSAFEFDRYRSGSDGEEAAPTLKSVEVSAGTDVTEAVRIGEVVVNAANRARELQSMPANEATPKFLARRAKEIAAAHKRIEVEVMKRQAIVKAGMGGLAAVSKGGEEVGPRLITLRYSGRDGGETLGLVGKSVTFDSGGISIKPSAGMHEMKMDMSGGAAVLEAVNAIAELDLAINLIAVLPATENMPSGTALKPGDVLTQLNGKTVEVTNTDAEGRLILADALTWCARQGADRMVDLATLTGAVLIGLGSTYAGLIANDDELAAQVEAAGERTGELVWRLPLHPEYRELIEGSITDLVNTSAKRKAGTIYAGSFLEEFTEGRPWAHLDIAGTAWDTGREYWGAGPTGFGTHLLISLARELAQTN, encoded by the coding sequence ATGAAGGCCCACGCGAGTGCACTCCCCATGTCCGACCTCGATGCCGACCTGGTGGCGGTCGGCCTCTTTGAAGGTGACGAACTGAGCCAGCCGCTGGGCAGCACCGGCGGTGCCGCTGACGCCTCGTCTGACTTCAAGTCGCAGGTAATCGTCTACCCCGGAAGGCCAGTCCGGACGGTGATCATCGGGCTCGGACCGAAGGAAGATTTCACCGCCGAGAAGGCCCGAGTGGTCGGTGCCGTTTCGCAGCAGGCACTTAAACAGGTCAAGGGCGAGGCGCTGGCCTGGGTGCTCCCGGACTTGCCAGACGGGGTTGATGCGGGGGCTGTGGCCGCCGCCCTGATCGAGGGGGCGGGTTTCTCCGCCTTCGAGTTCGACCGGTACCGGTCCGGCAGCGACGGCGAGGAGGCCGCCCCGACCCTGAAGTCGGTCGAGGTCAGTGCCGGGACCGACGTCACCGAGGCGGTACGGATCGGCGAGGTGGTAGTCAATGCCGCCAACCGGGCGAGGGAGCTCCAGAGCATGCCGGCCAATGAGGCCACCCCGAAGTTCCTGGCCCGGAGGGCGAAGGAGATCGCAGCCGCCCACAAACGGATCGAGGTGGAAGTGATGAAGCGCCAGGCGATCGTGAAGGCCGGGATGGGAGGCCTGGCCGCAGTCTCGAAGGGGGGCGAGGAGGTCGGCCCACGGCTGATCACCCTCCGCTACTCGGGCCGGGATGGTGGCGAGACACTCGGGCTGGTCGGCAAGTCGGTGACCTTCGACTCGGGCGGGATCTCGATCAAGCCCTCGGCCGGGATGCACGAGATGAAGATGGATATGTCCGGCGGGGCGGCGGTACTCGAGGCCGTGAACGCGATCGCCGAGCTCGACCTTGCGATCAACCTGATCGCCGTGCTCCCGGCGACCGAGAACATGCCTTCAGGCACCGCTCTGAAACCGGGTGACGTCCTCACCCAGCTGAACGGCAAGACGGTCGAGGTGACCAACACCGACGCCGAGGGCCGCCTGATCCTGGCCGACGCGCTGACCTGGTGCGCCCGTCAGGGGGCCGACCGCATGGTGGACCTGGCCACCCTGACCGGGGCGGTGTTGATCGGACTCGGCTCAACCTACGCCGGCCTGATCGCCAACGACGACGAGCTCGCGGCGCAGGTCGAGGCTGCCGGTGAACGGACCGGTGAGCTGGTCTGGCGGCTTCCGCTCCACCCCGAGTACCGGGAGCTGATCGAGGGTTCGATCACCGATCTGGTGAACACCTCGGCCAAGCGCAAGGCGGGGACGATCTACGCCGGTTCCTTCCTCGAGGAGTTCACCGAGGGCAGGCCGTGGGCGCATCTCGACATCGCCGGCACCGCCTGGGATACCGGCCGCGAGTACTGGGGCGCCGGCCCAACCGGTTTCGGAACCCATCTGCTGATCAGCCTGGCCCGCGAGCTCGCCCAGACCAACTAG